Proteins encoded by one window of Polaribacter haliotis:
- a CDS encoding tyrosine-type recombinase/integrase yields MNGKIRLDTRKNQERKEGFPVVVFLNHKGKQKNVSLGVYFHLKDWDLKNQMPIKNPKMALFVRKKQLLLDEIVFDYKTTRKANLESAKKILLGGSGFTNIVSFYEFYESYLSELTAAQKKSTHNIYKTALDQLKKYRTNLDFTDVDYSTLNGFKDWRISLGNSKSTVHTYLRKIRTVYNEAVRRGVAKDTKPFDGVFKGITVKSNRTKKRNITKESIVKLENAMLRLDGKGNKLVAPKKLPMYHQRAIDLWLLLFYFGGQDLKDVYYLEYKNINNGRVYFTRSKLAGSGYQFDLKIVPKAQKIIDKYKVKGKYLFPWPKDFDSYKSFRDNLRRSLDFVQKQEKIEVLPLGGQIRIKVARHTFATLGKNLFLDSDLLRELMGHERNDVDTIYKDKYPEILRDEAHLKIIE; encoded by the coding sequence ATGAATGGTAAAATAAGATTAGATACCAGAAAGAATCAAGAGAGAAAAGAAGGGTTTCCTGTTGTGGTTTTCTTGAACCATAAAGGTAAGCAGAAAAACGTGAGTTTGGGTGTTTATTTTCATTTAAAGGATTGGGATTTAAAAAACCAAATGCCAATTAAAAACCCTAAAATGGCTTTATTTGTTAGAAAGAAACAATTATTGTTAGATGAAATTGTTTTTGATTATAAAACTACCAGAAAAGCGAATTTAGAAAGCGCAAAAAAAATATTATTAGGTGGTAGTGGTTTTACTAATATTGTTTCTTTCTATGAGTTTTACGAATCTTACTTATCTGAATTAACTGCTGCGCAAAAAAAATCTACTCACAATATTTATAAAACTGCTTTAGATCAATTAAAAAAATATAGAACTAATTTAGATTTTACAGATGTAGACTATTCTACTTTAAATGGTTTTAAAGATTGGCGTATTTCTTTGGGTAATTCTAAATCTACTGTACATACTTATTTACGTAAAATTAGAACAGTTTATAATGAAGCTGTAAGGCGTGGGGTTGCAAAAGACACAAAACCATTTGATGGAGTTTTTAAAGGAATTACTGTAAAGAGTAACAGAACTAAAAAACGAAATATTACAAAAGAATCTATAGTTAAATTAGAAAATGCAATGTTGCGTTTAGATGGTAAGGGTAATAAATTGGTTGCGCCAAAAAAATTACCAATGTATCACCAAAGGGCAATAGATTTGTGGTTGTTGTTGTTTTACTTTGGTGGGCAAGATTTAAAAGATGTATATTATCTGGAGTATAAAAACATTAATAATGGTAGGGTGTATTTTACCAGGAGTAAATTAGCTGGTTCTGGTTATCAGTTCGATTTGAAAATTGTACCAAAGGCGCAAAAAATTATTGATAAGTATAAAGTAAAAGGTAAATATCTGTTTCCTTGGCCTAAAGATTTTGATTCTTACAAATCTTTTAGAGATAATTTAAGAAGGTCTTTAGATTTTGTTCAGAAGCAGGAAAAAATAGAAGTATTGCCATTAGGTGGGCAAATTAGAATTAAAGTTGCGCGCCATACTTTTGCTACTTTGGGTAAAAATTTATTTTTAGATAGCGATTTATTACGTGAGTTAATGGGCCATGAAAGAAATGATGTAGATACTATTTACAAAGATAAATATCCAGAAATATTGCGTGATGAAGCGC